One part of the Streptomyces ferrugineus genome encodes these proteins:
- a CDS encoding TerD family protein, translated as MGFLDGLWRGRAAEFDSGSASSNSIELTKRHDRVSLTKQGAATGHLRINLTWRMRTSDIGGSQRESLLRHPFKALKPPEVLGHSQSMVNVDLDLGALYELTDGTKGVVQPLGGFLGDVNAPPYVKLSGDDRFGSASGETIYVNLDHRENIKRLLVFVYIYDQTPAFDRTHAIVTLYPSNGPRIEIGLDERHPQARSCAVVMIENVKGEVWVRREVKFVYGFQAELDRLFGWGLQWGRGYKSKAER; from the coding sequence ATGGGCTTCTTGGACGGACTCTGGCGCGGCCGGGCGGCCGAGTTCGACTCGGGCAGCGCGTCGTCGAACTCGATCGAGCTGACGAAACGGCACGACCGGGTCTCGCTCACCAAGCAGGGCGCTGCCACCGGTCATCTGCGGATCAACCTGACCTGGCGGATGCGGACGTCCGACATCGGTGGCTCACAGCGGGAGAGCCTGCTGCGGCATCCGTTCAAGGCGCTCAAGCCGCCGGAGGTGCTCGGGCACAGCCAGAGCATGGTCAACGTCGACCTCGACCTCGGGGCCCTGTACGAGCTGACGGACGGGACGAAGGGCGTCGTACAGCCGCTGGGCGGGTTCCTCGGGGACGTCAACGCGCCGCCGTATGTGAAGCTCAGCGGGGACGACCGGTTCGGGTCGGCGTCCGGGGAGACGATCTACGTCAACCTCGACCACCGGGAGAACATCAAGCGGCTGCTGGTCTTCGTGTACATCTACGACCAGACGCCGGCGTTCGACCGCACGCACGCGATCGTCACGCTGTATCCGAGCAACGGCCCGCGGATCGAGATAGGCCTCGACGAGCGGCATCCGCAGGCTCGGTCGTGTGCGGTGGTGATGATCGAGAACGTGAAGGGCGAGGTCTGGGTCCGGCGTGAGGTGAAGTTCGTGTACGGGTTCCAGGCGGAGCTGGATCGGTTGTTCGGGTGGGGGTTGCAGTGGGGTCGGGGGTACAAATCCAAGGCTGAGCGTTGA
- a CDS encoding TerD family protein, with the protein MTHAMLKGSNVPLEATTVRAVLRWTPGQGVPDVDASALLLGPDGRVRSDEDFVFYNQPRHPSGQVWRLGKKRLADGLTDTIQTDLTGVESAVGQILLVASADGVTFDRVRDLRILLYDATATDGDPLAYFDIKPETGQETALICGELYRRGEGWKFRALGEGYSDGLKGLATDFGISVDESETMDEPRQSPEVSQPLPPEQPTVTVPPQPSYGYPQQPPATQPAYGYPQPTSQPAAAQSGYGYPPPVTAAAPPQEFRLPPQGPQFIGR; encoded by the coding sequence ATGACGCACGCGATGTTGAAGGGGTCGAACGTCCCGCTCGAAGCCACGACGGTACGCGCCGTGCTGCGCTGGACGCCCGGGCAGGGGGTCCCGGATGTCGACGCCTCGGCTCTGCTCCTCGGCCCCGACGGTCGTGTGCGCTCCGACGAGGACTTCGTCTTCTACAACCAGCCCCGGCACCCCTCCGGGCAGGTCTGGAGGCTCGGCAAGAAGCGACTCGCCGACGGCCTCACCGACACGATCCAGACAGATCTCACCGGTGTCGAGTCCGCCGTCGGTCAGATTCTGCTGGTCGCCTCGGCGGACGGCGTCACCTTCGACCGCGTACGGGACCTGCGCATCCTGCTGTACGACGCCACGGCCACGGACGGTGATCCGCTGGCGTACTTCGACATCAAGCCGGAGACGGGCCAGGAGACGGCGCTGATCTGCGGTGAGCTGTACCGCCGGGGCGAGGGCTGGAAGTTCCGCGCCCTGGGCGAGGGCTACTCGGACGGCCTCAAGGGCCTGGCCACGGACTTCGGCATCTCGGTGGACGAGTCGGAGACCATGGACGAGCCCAGGCAGAGCCCCGAGGTCTCCCAGCCCCTGCCTCCCGAGCAGCCGACGGTCACCGTGCCGCCCCAGCCGTCCTACGGCTACCCCCAGCAGCCCCCGGCGACCCAGCCGGCCTACGGCTACCCCCAGCCCACCAGCCAGCCGGCCGCGGCCCAGTCGGGCTACGGCTACCCGCCGCCGGTGACAGCGGCAGCCCCGCCCCAGGAGTTCCGCCTGCCGCCGCAGGGGCCACAATTCATCGGACGGTGA
- a CDS encoding DUF475 domain-containing protein has product MVLKTFGWSFAVTALGLVAAVLFGGWTAFGIVAILSVLEISLSFDNAVVNAGILKKMNAFWQKIFLTIGILIAVFGMRLVFPVVIVAISASLGPIEAVDLALSDKDRYQELVTDAHPAIAAFGGMFLLMIFLDFIFEDRDIKWLGWLERPLAKLGKVDMLSVCIALIVLLISALTFATNAHQHGGAHVDKAETVLLSGIGGLITYMIVGGLSGFFEDRLEEEEEREHEAEEAAERAGKPRSAIALAGKAAFFMFLYLEVLDASFSFDGVIGAFAITNDIVLMALGLGIGAMYVRSLTVYLVRQGTLDEYVYLEHGAHYAIGALAMILLVTIQYEIHELITGSIGVILIGWSFWSSVRRNRALAAAEGKAAASDEKTEVSSGV; this is encoded by the coding sequence GTGGTTCTGAAAACCTTCGGCTGGTCGTTCGCGGTCACCGCGCTCGGCCTGGTTGCAGCGGTCCTCTTCGGGGGGTGGACCGCCTTCGGCATCGTGGCGATCCTCTCCGTCCTCGAGATCTCGCTGTCGTTCGACAACGCGGTGGTCAACGCCGGAATCCTGAAGAAGATGAATGCCTTCTGGCAGAAGATCTTCCTCACCATCGGCATCCTGATCGCCGTGTTCGGCATGCGACTGGTCTTCCCCGTCGTCATCGTCGCGATCAGCGCATCGCTCGGACCGATCGAGGCGGTCGACCTCGCGCTCAGCGACAAGGACCGCTACCAGGAACTCGTCACCGACGCCCACCCGGCGATCGCCGCGTTCGGTGGCATGTTCCTGCTGATGATCTTCCTGGACTTCATCTTCGAGGACCGGGACATCAAGTGGCTGGGCTGGCTGGAGCGCCCGCTGGCCAAGCTCGGCAAGGTCGACATGCTGTCGGTCTGCATCGCGCTGATCGTCCTGCTGATCTCGGCGCTGACCTTCGCGACCAACGCCCACCAGCACGGCGGCGCACACGTCGACAAGGCGGAGACGGTGCTGCTCTCCGGTATCGGCGGCCTGATCACATACATGATCGTGGGCGGTCTGTCCGGCTTCTTCGAGGACAGGCTCGAAGAGGAGGAGGAACGCGAGCACGAGGCGGAGGAAGCGGCCGAGCGCGCCGGCAAGCCCCGCTCCGCGATCGCCCTGGCCGGCAAGGCCGCCTTCTTCATGTTCCTCTACCTCGAGGTCCTGGACGCGTCCTTCTCCTTCGACGGTGTGATCGGCGCCTTCGCCATCACCAACGACATCGTCCTCATGGCGCTGGGCCTCGGCATCGGCGCGATGTACGTCCGTTCGCTGACCGTGTACCTGGTGCGTCAGGGCACCCTCGACGAGTACGTCTACCTGGAGCACGGCGCGCACTACGCGATCGGCGCCCTCGCCATGATCCTGCTGGTCACCATCCAGTACGAGATCCACGAGCTCATCACCGGCTCGATCGGCGTGATCCTGATCGGCTGGTCCTTCTGGTCCTCGGTGCGCCGCAACCGCGCGCTGGCGGCCGCCGAGGGAAAAGCGGCGGCCTCGGACGAGAAGACTGAGGTCTCGTCCGGGGTGTGA
- a CDS encoding phosphoribosyltransferase encodes MNNAVNNGVWSGSWVAERLGVQLMGDDELMDLLGLALRRNPKRAHLLVSNVLGKHVPQSPSVVYGAGFALGRRVRDLLSADEAAGAVVLGYAETATGLGHSVADGLGSATYLHSTRRPVAGVARAGGFEESHSHATSHLLLPEDPALLAGDGPLVLVDDEFSTGNTVLNTVRDLHARYPRRRYVVVALVDMRSAADAGRLEEFAREIGARVDLVAAASGTVLLPQGVLEKGQELVARYEAESAARGGSSSAAERGPVAQFPAPLKQGVAPADLQGARGTARQAPTDPHPADDRTNPHLTRINLHWPPGLPDGGRHGFTPAHRTRLEAALPAMAARLAEALPAGARRVHVLGFEELMYAPLRLARELEQIAEGVEVRYSTTTRSPVLAVDDPGYAIRTRLAFPAHDNPADGPGERYAYNVAGAGFDAVIAVVDSVADTPELHAPDGLLAQLAAHTPHVTLAVVPSYAPERPPMLPEPLRGPAFSSYAPEEVGWLLQDLSDVTLEAPTEEREEAIQSGGAHYAESLPVEYQPSEQYQALFHAALEESAARLAQAAGAVTEIVLAERSPRPVLVSLARAGTPVGILMRRWAQFRHGLELPHYAVSIVRGRGIDANALRWLARHHDPRDVVFVDGWTGKGAITRELAEAIREFEASDGITGFDPEIAVLADPGSCVRTYGTREDYLIPSACLNSTVSGLISRTVLRADLVGPYDYHGAKFYRELVGADVSVAFLDAVAARFPEVVDAVEAAAKELLSADRAPTWEGWAAVERISEEYGIHDVNLVKPGVGETTRVLLRRVPWKILARAGAGADLDHVRLLAEQRGVPVEEVAELPYTCVGLIHPKYTRGATGADGRAVNV; translated from the coding sequence ATGAACAACGCAGTGAACAACGGGGTCTGGTCCGGCAGCTGGGTCGCCGAGCGGCTCGGGGTCCAGCTCATGGGCGACGACGAGCTCATGGACCTGCTGGGGCTCGCCCTGCGGCGCAACCCCAAGCGGGCGCATCTGCTGGTCTCCAACGTGCTCGGCAAGCACGTACCGCAGTCACCGTCCGTGGTGTACGGCGCCGGGTTCGCCCTCGGCCGCCGGGTGCGGGACCTTCTGAGCGCCGACGAGGCCGCCGGGGCGGTCGTCCTCGGCTACGCGGAGACGGCGACCGGCCTCGGCCACTCCGTCGCCGACGGCCTCGGATCCGCGACGTACCTGCACTCCACCCGCCGCCCGGTCGCCGGCGTGGCCCGCGCGGGCGGCTTCGAGGAGTCCCACTCGCACGCCACGTCCCATCTGCTGCTCCCGGAGGATCCGGCGCTGCTGGCCGGCGACGGTCCGCTGGTGCTGGTCGACGACGAGTTCTCGACGGGGAACACGGTGCTGAACACCGTGCGCGATCTTCATGCGCGGTATCCGCGGCGGCGGTATGTCGTGGTCGCGCTGGTGGACATGCGGTCGGCGGCGGACGCCGGTCGGTTGGAGGAGTTCGCCCGTGAGATCGGCGCCCGTGTGGACTTGGTCGCGGCGGCCTCAGGGACCGTACTGCTGCCGCAGGGGGTGCTGGAGAAGGGGCAGGAGCTGGTGGCGCGGTACGAGGCGGAGAGTGCCGCGAGGGGTGGTTCGTCGTCTGCGGCTGAGCGGGGGCCGGTCGCGCAGTTCCCCGCGCCCCTAAAGCAGGGCGTTGCACCGGCCGACCTCCAAGGGGCGCGGGGAACTGCGCGCCAAGCCCCCACCGACCCGCACCCGGCCGACGACCGAACCAACCCCCACCTCACCCGCATAAATCTGCACTGGCCCCCCGGCCTCCCCGACGGTGGCCGCCACGGCTTCACCCCCGCCCACCGCACCCGCCTCGAAGCTGCCCTCCCCGCCATGGCGGCCCGCCTCGCGGAGGCGCTCCCCGCAGGGGCTCGCCGCGTCCACGTCCTCGGCTTCGAAGAGCTGATGTACGCCCCCCTCAGGCTCGCCCGCGAGCTGGAGCAGATCGCGGAGGGCGTCGAGGTCCGCTACTCCACCACCACCCGCTCACCCGTCCTCGCCGTCGACGACCCCGGATACGCGATCCGTACCCGCCTCGCCTTCCCGGCCCACGACAACCCCGCCGACGGCCCCGGCGAGCGGTACGCCTACAACGTCGCCGGAGCCGGCTTCGACGCCGTCATAGCCGTCGTCGACTCGGTGGCCGACACTCCCGAACTGCACGCGCCCGACGGCCTGTTGGCTCAGCTGGCCGCACACACCCCGCACGTCACCCTCGCGGTCGTCCCGTCGTACGCCCCCGAAAGGCCCCCCATGCTGCCCGAGCCCCTCCGCGGCCCCGCCTTCTCCTCGTACGCCCCCGAGGAGGTCGGCTGGCTGCTGCAGGACCTCTCGGACGTGACGCTGGAGGCGCCGACCGAGGAGCGCGAGGAGGCCATCCAGAGCGGCGGCGCGCACTACGCGGAGTCGCTGCCGGTGGAGTACCAGCCGAGCGAGCAGTACCAGGCCCTGTTCCACGCGGCGCTGGAGGAGTCGGCGGCGCGGCTGGCGCAGGCCGCCGGCGCCGTCACCGAGATCGTCCTCGCCGAGCGGTCACCGCGCCCGGTGCTGGTCTCCCTCGCCCGCGCCGGCACGCCCGTCGGCATCCTCATGCGCCGCTGGGCCCAGTTCCGGCACGGACTCGAACTGCCCCACTACGCCGTCTCCATCGTGCGCGGCCGCGGCATCGACGCCAACGCCCTGCGCTGGCTGGCCCGGCACCACGACCCGCGGGACGTCGTCTTCGTCGACGGCTGGACCGGCAAGGGCGCCATCACCCGCGAACTGGCCGAGGCGATACGGGAGTTCGAGGCATCCGACGGCATCACCGGCTTCGACCCGGAGATCGCCGTACTGGCCGACCCGGGCTCGTGCGTGCGGACGTACGGTACCCGCGAGGACTACCTCATCCCGTCCGCGTGCCTGAACTCGACCGTCTCCGGCCTGATCTCGCGCACCGTCCTGCGCGCCGACCTGGTCGGGCCGTACGACTACCACGGCGCGAAGTTCTACCGCGAACTCGTCGGCGCCGATGTCTCCGTGGCCTTCCTGGACGCCGTCGCCGCGCGCTTCCCCGAGGTCGTGGACGCCGTCGAGGCGGCGGCCAAGGAGCTGCTGTCCGCCGACCGCGCGCCGACCTGGGAGGGCTGGGCCGCCGTCGAGCGCATCAGCGAGGAGTACGGCATCCACGACGTGAA
- a CDS encoding HpcH/HpaI aldolase/citrate lyase family protein translates to MRHFGHIAPEVRQRLFHQEPCDFTADSPARLLSVALGATLYSPATRTRLADDIVKQAANGVVSMVLCLEDSIGDEDVVAGEENLVRQFADLAGRADPALPLLFVRVRTPEQIPDLVRRLGPAVRLLSGFVFPKFTEERGIPFLEALAAAETASGRRLFGMPVLETPELMYRESRVDALEGIARAIDKYRDRVLALRLGVTDFCSSYGLRRAPDMTAYDVQIVASVIADVVNLLGRADGSGYTVTGPVWEYFRVPQRMFKPMLRTSPFLQGQAVELRERLIEHAMDGLLREISLDHANGLLGKTCIHPSHVPAVHALSVVSHEEYGDAVDILRPGRGGGGVLRSAYTNKMNEVKPHRAWAERTMLRAEVFGVAREDVSFVDLLAAGIPG, encoded by the coding sequence ATGCGTCATTTCGGGCACATCGCCCCGGAGGTGCGGCAGCGCCTCTTCCACCAGGAGCCGTGCGATTTCACCGCCGACTCCCCGGCCCGGCTGCTGTCCGTGGCCCTGGGCGCCACGCTCTACAGCCCGGCCACGCGGACCCGGCTCGCCGACGACATCGTCAAGCAGGCGGCGAACGGCGTGGTCTCGATGGTGCTGTGCCTGGAGGACTCCATCGGCGACGAGGACGTCGTGGCGGGTGAGGAGAACCTCGTCCGGCAGTTCGCGGATCTCGCGGGGCGGGCGGACCCCGCACTGCCGTTGCTCTTCGTCCGGGTGCGCACGCCCGAGCAGATCCCCGACCTCGTCCGGCGCCTGGGCCCGGCCGTGCGGCTGCTGTCCGGTTTCGTGTTCCCCAAGTTCACCGAGGAACGCGGCATCCCCTTCCTGGAGGCCCTGGCCGCCGCCGAGACCGCCAGTGGCCGGCGGCTGTTCGGCATGCCCGTGCTGGAGACGCCCGAGCTGATGTACCGGGAGTCCCGGGTGGACGCCCTGGAGGGCATCGCCCGCGCCATCGACAAGTACCGGGACCGGGTGCTCGCCCTGCGGCTCGGTGTCACCGACTTCTGCTCCTCGTACGGCCTGCGGCGCGCACCCGACATGACCGCCTACGACGTCCAGATCGTCGCCTCCGTGATCGCCGACGTGGTGAACCTGCTGGGCCGGGCCGACGGCTCCGGGTACACGGTGACCGGACCGGTGTGGGAGTACTTCCGCGTCCCCCAGCGCATGTTCAAGCCGATGCTGCGCACCAGCCCGTTCCTTCAGGGGCAGGCCGTCGAGTTGCGCGAGAGACTGATCGAGCACGCGATGGACGGGCTGCTGCGGGAGATCTCCCTCGACCATGCCAACGGCCTGCTGGGCAAGACCTGCATCCACCCCTCCCATGTGCCGGCGGTGCACGCGCTGTCCGTGGTCAGTCACGAGGAGTACGGCGACGCCGTCGACATCCTGCGGCCGGGGCGCGGCGGCGGGGGCGTGCTGCGGTCGGCGTACACGAACAAGATGAACGAGGTGAAGCCGCACCGAGCCTGGGCCGAGCGGACCATGCTGCGCGCGGAGGTCTTCGGCGTCGCGCGCGAGGACGTCAGCTTCGTGGATCTGCTGGCCGCCGGAATTCCCGGCTGA